CTACAGGACGAAATGCGGCATGACGTCGTTTCGTCCGATGCGACTTCCTTTATAGAAAATCGTAGACGTGCGCATGTGTATCGGGACTAAAACGATCATATGAGCGCCGAGTTTGGCGAAAAAAACCGTTTCCTTAAGCCAGTTTTCTACTGCACGGTTCGTATCGACTGGCTTTACTTTCCTGAGCTTGCTCTTCCACTGCCGCCTCAACGCGGGCGCCGTCTTCCACTCGCCTTTACACAGGAATAACGTCGTCTCGTCGAAGCTCTGTACGAATACACACTCGGACCCGTATTCCAAACGCTTTTCCTGCTCACTGAACACGGAGCCTATTAAGGACGTAAAATAACGGCGGTCTAGAACCTACGCAGTGCTCGATGTGACTACGTTAGGTTCGCAAAGTACGTATTAAATGACGCACGTTTATTCGGGCACAATACGGAACAACTCGTTAAGGAGAACTCCCTACTCTCTCGGTTACCCGGTACTATCCACCgtggaaaacccccaaaaagcGAGCCGAGCCGTACCGTGTGGCGGAAAAGTGCCATCGTGGCCGATCTGGATGGAAATAAAACCACTCGGGAGCCTCTGTAGAATAGGAAATGTCCTCAGGACCTTGTGTAAACGTAATCACGTCGAAACAGGGCTGCGATCCAAAGGTCGAGAGTCGAAATCTCAGCGCCGCCACCTTCGACAGCACCTTTAACCCTTTAATCCCGTCTCGGTTGTGAATCTCTTCGGGATAAACGCCTCCTCGAGAGCGAACTTTACACTGTTCGCAGTGTGAACGTGTCGATTTGACGTCGCTCCGTAAACAAGGCCGTTGAGACGACTGACCCGAGTTAAAAGTGCAAGTCGGTGGCGTTTCCTGGTTGTAGGCGGGGAATTACAAGACGCAGCCTCACCTCGTACTCATCGTCATTCGCGCCTACCGGCGGTCTAAGGCCTCGGCGTACTTCGTGAGAAGACGCCGCGAATCTAGGCTTCCACGAGCAATACGACGTAACTGCTGAGGTTTTTCGACAAACTTTCGACCGAGCCTCTGTTCGATCGTACCCAAGCCGATTCGTTCCAAGAAGGATGACTTTGAGGACAGCGCCACCTTCAGGACTGGAGAGCTTGCACGCTACGTGTCCGAGTGTATTCTGTAGATCGTATGAGCTCGGAAGCGTGTGCAGACGGTTTCGTTTTTGTGACGTCATCTCCGCGTTAAACGTCGAGGCCTTTACGTTCACCGGTTCACCTACCTGCGTGCTTTCTTAGAGAAAACCCGACGTGTGCTTTCAGACTCTgattatagttttttttccttgacgaacatatttctttctttttctcctcgcAGTTCCGGAGAAAGATGGCCGTATTGAGGTCTCGGACACGCCTGGTAAGTGAGTTTTAGTTCATTTGACTTGAAATCAAAAGTTTGTtcggttttgccgattaatcggCACCGATAAGCGATTGCCGGAACTATCGGGGGAAAAAAGGTAGTTTTTCCCAGTTGTTGAGAAGAGTCTGCTGTCGGCGTACGGtgcgagagcggcctctagaggcgaaaaaCAATCGCTGACCAatgttgttgtgttatttgaagtgttttttgattcgtGTCTGTATTTTTTGCTATTTTGAGTGCtactttttgtttcagtttggatgtagatcttttatctacttttaatatttatttcatttaaaaaaaaaaatacagtacattttcatggtagtttatttttgtaatgaagttcataaatattttaccGTGTGTGTAATGATTTCATTCAGTATCCATTTAAGAACTATCGCTTGATTAATCGGTCATCAGCAGGTAGGTTCCGCCCGATGTAGTCATTGGTAAAAGCCACTATCGGTCGACTTCTACTTAAAATGAACTCTGGTGTGGTTGGCGAACATCTGCTGAAGCAGAGGTGAATGATCCCGTTTGCATTTTCTTGAGGCATCGTCGTGTTGCATCTTCAATTTAAGTTTCCCAGTGGATCGTGACGTCAATCGGCACGCAACCCTGCGTTCAATCTCGTAAATCTTGTAGCAGCTTTCAAGGAGTACGGCGTGATCTGTACCTCATCTATCACAGTGTTAACACAGTGTTAACACAGTGTAACTATTGCAGCTGTATCACCGTACGCGTAATATTTTCAGAAACACGCCGTCACCGTGCAGTTATTCAACCCGGTCATGATGTACGCTTTTGACTGCAAATCCCCGGAGCACGAACCCGGGCGGATGTAACGAGAGCGATCGGTGTCGGATCTGTTGAGCGTGTAAACAGTAaagcgtgtgcgtgtgtgtagtgttGACGAATGTGGCGCGTCTCTGTTGCGTCAGCAGCTCCGCCCGTGGAGAACGGCTCAGGAGACGGAGAGACGGCAGCCGAGGAAGAGAGCTGGGAGCAGAAAGGAGGAGAAGACTCGCCCCAGGAGGAGGGTATGGAGGAGGACGAAGAAGCGCCGAAGCCGAAAGTCACTCCCGCTCAACCCGACGCGCCCAAGAGGGAGCACGTCAACGTGGTCTTCATCGGCCACGTGGGTGAGTAAGCTTGTACTCGTGACGTCCGATATCTTTTAAccgtttaacgttgtggaacgttCGGGAGACGAAATCTGTTCGTCCTGAATTTTTCGTCCAAAACattagcaaaataaataaacaaacaagccaaaaagttaaactgAGGTttacgatacttttctttaatgcctgcAAAGACGAAgatcaagttaaaaaaaatttttttaatgtcaaatcagcagcatccattcagtaccatttaattagtaattattaaaaaatgtatttaaaaaaaaaaaaatcaccataccaacgatatctcggAAAAGTGTATCGCGATATTATACCGATATATCGGCCCAGCCCTAATCTCATGCCTATGGTTTATTAGAGGAAATGAATTCACGCaaggcttatttatttatttatttatttattcatttattcatttatttatttatttttgggatAAGCTTCTGTAAAAGAATTGATTTGTATGGTAAGTcttaaaggatttttaaaaagtctggGTTTTGTTTTCTACCCAAACAGCGCCGCCTTTAACGTTGTTGTGCTTTCGCCGAagactctttctttttttttttttgggtggatTTTTCCAAAGGTATATTTGCTGACTTGGTGACGGGTCTGTGGGAAACCGATTTTGGTGCGAGCGACTCGGAGAAAAAGTAAAACAAGGCCTTGGACGCAGAGAAGAGCGCGAACGTCGGCGCTAAGTGAATACCGGTCTCGTCGGGTTTGTTTACGCCGCACGCGTTTCTtaagtagtgtttttttttttttttaatgggttgcAGCGGCGTTCGTGTCCCTCCGTGATGTCCGGAGGTCGCCCTCCACCCGTGTTTTTATGCGAAACATCGGGAAAGACGTTAAGATTCGTAGcggcttttcttcttttttttttggtgtcgGAGTTTGTGTTTGCTGTGGAGCGAGTGTCATAATAAGGGCTGTGTGAATGACGGACGAGAGGAAACGTCTCTCTTTGCTGCTTTCTGGTGAGGAACGAAGGTGGCGCGAGGAGACGGCGACGCAGAGGAAGGAGTTTTTATAACATTTGCTTAACAAAAGGGCCTGAAGCTGTGAGTGAGATCACTCAAACAATCGGTGTCGTTgttcaaaaaaaacaatatcgGTCGAGCTCTAGTCTTCGGTTACGTCCCTAATGTATACCCTCAGGAGACGTGGTGCGGCTTTGCGGACGTTACAGGCTGCGTGTACGTGCTGGTCGTGTGGGTGTTTGTTatcgtatacacacacacacacacagtcgttATACAGACGTCCTAACTGTCACTAATGTGTGATTTGAGCAAACAGTGTCAGTCTAACGTGTCatcggttttttttttaaaaaagttttaattttcATCGACTGTACACCTTTAATTGTGTGTTAGTGCTGCATTCACGACACTTAACTCGCATTAAACTGCAGACTCTCACGTTAATGTTTATTCTCTTTCTTGGCTTCTGTGTTTAGTTCGTTtcgtttttcccccccacaccccGAACGTTCTCTCGTATCGTTATTACggtttaataaataagtaaatgaataaataaaccttcGTTCTCTTCTCACCCTGTTTCCCATCTCCTTTCCTTGTAGACGCTGGCAAATCGACCATCGGCGGACAGATCATGTGAGTATCTGCACTGTTTCTCGTGGTAGAACTACTTTTTATTAACGTAGCGGCCTTTAAAAATTAGAAGGAAGAGAAAACGCGAGGTAGGAAGGTCGATCTCTGGGAATGTTCTCGATTTGggatttaaaacttttttttttttttaaataaaaattcgTAAAAATTCGTCAGCCATGTTTTGTCTCGCCGCTTCTTAACCGTGGTCATGCAGCACCATCTCTGATATATGAAAAGGTTACGGTTCTTAAAACACCACGTGACGGGCAAGTTTTCTATGAAAGTTGAAGTTAGTTCAGTGTAGTAAGCcttacctcttttttttttcttttttacattattcCGTACTTTAAATGCTCCTGATCCAGCTCACAAGCCTGCCATACATTAGATCAGGTGTGTTTGGAGCAGGGAAAGCCATTTGATCTttggttcctgaaaaggttcctaCAGCAGAAACATTCTTTTATTGTCTTTCTAGGCACTCCGCACGGTGGTTATAAGTGTTAGTGGTCAGTAGATGGCGCTGTTTGACTGTATCTTTACGGAGTTGTTattacactgtgtgtttgtgttttcttggCTCCTGTCTGGAACGTTTTCTCGAGACCTTTTGCTCCGTTTCTCATTTCCACCGTACAGGTATTTAACAGGCATGGTGGAGAAGCGAACTCTGGAGAAATACGAACGGGAGGCCAAGGAGAAGAACAGGGAAACTTGGTAAGTTAAATTATTACGCTTTGTAGGGCGTAAAACACTCTGGGGTGTGCAGTTATGGGAACGTAATCAACGTCGGGGCGGGGTCGTTTGTCCCCGAGATTATGGGTACCACtgtgaagctgattatttttctgtatcaGTGTGTCTCAAAGTATTTTACTCTACTTGTACCACACCAGTTACATcatttagttgtttgtttgtttgtttatttatttattagagaaCGACACGTCgtgctttttatttgttttcccgTTATATTTAACGTCGTGAAACGTCCATGAAACTAGTTAAGTCCTGTTTAGTTCTTTAtctgcggggggggggggccctcgcagcttgtcatgtcagaCAGAGAACCACAAGGGACTCCGTCCtaaagatgtcggaaaacttagctacaactttacctctgactgttacaaagcgctgacgctggagactccttccagaaatgacTCCAGAATAAACGTCCCGTGTTAACGAGTGTTTTTATCcgtttggttttttaaaaaaaaaaaacacacctatATATTAGTCTAAGGTTACGCGGAGCGTCTGCCGTACGGGTCTCTGCGAACGGGTGGTTACCttagaaacgataacgttttCGATCGAGCGCATCAACATGCGAAGTTGATCTCCATCCGACTGATCGGAGACGagagatgtatatatatattgatgtCGTATTGGCCTCGAAACGAATAATTTTTGTGTTAAATCTGTGCTTTGCTTAGGTACCTGTCTTGGGCCCTGGATACGAatcaggaggagagagataagGGGAAAACCGTGGAGGTGGGCCGCGCGTATTTTGAGACGGAGAAGAAGCACTTCACCATCCTGGACGCGCCGGGTCACAAGAGTTTTGTCCCTAACATGATCGGGGGCGCGTCGCAAGCTGATCTGGCAGTGCTGGTGAGTCGTTCAGTGGTGCACCAGGCTCGCGATATGAATAGATTTCAAAGGAAATGTATTGTGACGATCAGTTTGTGGTCTTTAGCCGATAATAATACGTCATAGTAAGATCTGTACCAAGTCTGGCTCCGAGTTTAGTGTCCAGGAAGTAAATCCGTATTCTCATCCATTTTTCCCAAAACGCAAACTCTTTATAACCCTCTGTGTACTGTTATGAAATGTCTTATGAATATCATGTTTACGATATTTAcgatttattcttttttttcttttcttttcttttttttttttttggtcatatcgcccatccctaattGTAAAAGTGTCCCTCGCGATCCTCTCGGACACTCGAGTGAAGTCTCTGAAATGTCCCGCAGGTGATTTCAGCGCGTAAAGGCGAGTTCGAGACCGGGTTCGAAAAAGGAGGCCAGACGCGAGAGCACGCCATGCTGGCCAAAACGGCGGGAGTCAAACACCTGATCGTCCTCGTGAACAAAATGGACGACCCCACTGTGAACTGGAGCTTGGAGAGGTGAAGGATCTGCGTTCCGTGAACTAGGACCCGTCACTACTTTAGTTTGGACGATCTATCGTCCCAGAAATAACTGCGATGAACGATATTATTGTcgttttaagaccattttacgCCACTGATATAACAACATAACAGCATAATTGCGCGAGTGCAACCTTTTCAACGGAGTTTTAATTCTTTCGATTGTTCAGActttaatacaatattgtgaacTCGTTATGCTTTCGTTCTTCATTGCGCATTCAtatatgttaattaattaacccgctggtaaagcgcttcagtttagtgctgttcagcttcagctcgcGCAGCTTAAGCGGCTCAAAACGATCACGGTCGCGTACGATAAGTCGATAGCGTGATTATCGTGGCGGGGTTTTCGCGTGTAATGTTAGCGTAAACTTCTGTGCACTCGACAATGAAGGTTTCGTTTTCTAAAGCCGTGTCGTTTCGTCTCCGCAGGTACGAGGAGTGCAAGGAGAAACTGGTGCCATTTTTGAAGAAGGTGGGCTTCAACCCCAGAAAAGACATTCACTTCATGCCATGTTCAGGACTGACAGGGGCCAACCTGAAAGAACCAGCGGAGCACTGCTCCTGGTACACGTAAGTCTACATCACATActtcacagatttatattaacgCACGCTTTCTTTCCGATGCGTcatcgttgctatagtaaccGCTTGTCTCGATTGTTGTCTTCCTTACATAATTCGCCGGTACTAATTACGGTTATTACGTAACTATTAACATCtctttgtgtgtttgcagagGATTACCGTTCATTCCACACCTGGACAGTTTGCCAAATTTCAGCAGATCCAGCGACGGACCAGTCAGGTTACCGATCGTAGATAAATACAAGGTGAGTGTAtgcaagccccgcccac
This genomic interval from Ictalurus furcatus strain D&B chromosome 2, Billie_1.0, whole genome shotgun sequence contains the following:
- the gspt1l gene encoding G1 to S phase transition 1, like isoform X1; this encodes MEPARDAAPDSWEQEDEGSEAPVIAHTGLSDSFGGLNVNAKPFVPNVNAAEFVPGCFHKAPTETIAPVAVPEKDGRIEVSDTPAAPPVENGSGDGETAAEEESWEQKGGEDSPQEEGMEEDEEAPKPKVTPAQPDAPKREHVNVVFIGHVDAGKSTIGGQIMYLTGMVEKRTLEKYEREAKEKNRETWYLSWALDTNQEERDKGKTVEVGRAYFETEKKHFTILDAPGHKSFVPNMIGGASQADLAVLVISARKGEFETGFEKGGQTREHAMLAKTAGVKHLIVLVNKMDDPTVNWSLERYEECKEKLVPFLKKVGFNPRKDIHFMPCSGLTGANLKEPAEHCSWYTGLPFIPHLDSLPNFSRSSDGPVRLPIVDKYKDMGTVILGKLESGCISKAQQLVMMPNRHIVEVLSLLSDDVETDDVGPGENLKLRLKGIEEEEILPGFILCTPENLCHSGRTFDAQIVIIEHKSIICPGYNAVLHIHTCIEEVQITALICLVDKKTGEKSKTRPRFVKQDQVCIARLRTAGTICLETFKDFPQMGRFTLRDEGKTIAIGKVLKLVAEKD
- the gspt1l gene encoding G1 to S phase transition 1, like isoform X2, producing the protein MEPARDAAPDSWEQEDEGSEAPVIAHTGLSDSFGGLNVNAKPFVPNVNAAEFVPGCFHKAPTETIAPVAVPEKDGRIEVSDTPAPPVENGSGDGETAAEEESWEQKGGEDSPQEEGMEEDEEAPKPKVTPAQPDAPKREHVNVVFIGHVDAGKSTIGGQIMYLTGMVEKRTLEKYEREAKEKNRETWYLSWALDTNQEERDKGKTVEVGRAYFETEKKHFTILDAPGHKSFVPNMIGGASQADLAVLVISARKGEFETGFEKGGQTREHAMLAKTAGVKHLIVLVNKMDDPTVNWSLERYEECKEKLVPFLKKVGFNPRKDIHFMPCSGLTGANLKEPAEHCSWYTGLPFIPHLDSLPNFSRSSDGPVRLPIVDKYKDMGTVILGKLESGCISKAQQLVMMPNRHIVEVLSLLSDDVETDDVGPGENLKLRLKGIEEEEILPGFILCTPENLCHSGRTFDAQIVIIEHKSIICPGYNAVLHIHTCIEEVQITALICLVDKKTGEKSKTRPRFVKQDQVCIARLRTAGTICLETFKDFPQMGRFTLRDEGKTIAIGKVLKLVAEKD